In Vitis riparia cultivar Riparia Gloire de Montpellier isolate 1030 chromosome 19, EGFV_Vit.rip_1.0, whole genome shotgun sequence, the following proteins share a genomic window:
- the LOC117908520 gene encoding ubinuclein-2-like, translating into MGQILSIIIRWLWGEKDDKKKPSEKLPLISPPRLGSDTNSSSSRPALQPNPITSPPSLGSCRDYTLQTNLRTHPTPPLSSSSNSSSSSSPFTHSKTSGASRLQPTLQTHHQLNSSSCGLSIATVSSPVQPKLETHQQLSSSSCSQSSTTHFYPKPVQTHQPLNLSSNGLSSTTVSSPVQPKLETQQQLSSSSCNQSSTTHFYPKPVQTPQPLSSNSCGLSRPSGTSHAQPKIQTHPSLLSSSCSHSSVSGASHFQPNPVTLPLSSVPSSNSGINGASQRNSLGFPLSLDPRSNSRSDDALDLLIPAKFKNQVVGDEKQVSARLHHYNIIEENEERTRGVVGKNWWDCSSCEEDLEEGKLRVRWIKHYSSEYKILLVGEGDFSFSASLAVAFASATNITATSLDSIEFLSTNYRLALSNIDKLRSLGAKVMHDVDATKMANVFPFKCMRFDRVVYNFPLAGFFPDEPKEDEIWRHRMLVQQFLENTKKLIHIDGEIHITHKSNGFFYEWNLEFLASRVGLRLIEEVPFNFRDYPGYRTKYGFGGDNNFNCSPSKTYKFGHKKPIEKPSYRFMK; encoded by the exons ATGGGTCAAATTCTATCCATTATTATTCGCTGGTTGTGGGGTGAAAAAGATGATAAAAAGAAGCCAAGTGAAAAACTACCCCTGATTTCTCCACCGAGATTGGGCTCAGACACCAACTCTTCAAGCTCAAGGCCTGCGTTGCAACCAAATCCAATTACTTCTCCACCGAGCTTAGGATCATGTAGGGACTACACATTGCAGACAAATCTACGGACTCATCCTACGCCTCCACTGAGCTCTAGCTCTAACTCTAGCTCTAGCTCTAGCCCATTCACCCACTCCAAAACAAGTGGTGCATCACGTCTTCAGCCAACACTACAGACTCATCATCAACTCAACTCGAGCTCATGTGGCCTCTCTATCGCCACTGTATCATCCCCTGTCCAGCCAAAACTAGAGACTCACCAACAACTGAGTTCTAGCTCATGCAGCCAATCCAGCACAACCCATTTTTACCCAAAACCAGTGCAGACTCATCAGCCACTCAACTTGAGCTCAAATGGCCTCTCCAGCACGACTGTATCATCCCCTGTCCAGCCAAAACTAGAGACTCAACAACAGCTAAGTTCTAGCTCATGCAACCAATCCAGCACAACCCATTTTTACCCAAAACCAGTGCAGACTCCTCAGCCACTCAGCTCCAACTCGTGTGGCCTATCCAGGCCGAGTGGTACTTCTCATGCTCAGCCAAAGATACAGACTCATCCTTCACTACTCTCTAGCTCCTGCAGCCACTCTAGCGTGAGTGGTGCATCCCATTTCCAGCCAAATCCAGTGACTCTTCCACTGAGCTCTGTCCCAAGCAGCAACTCAGGCATCAATGGTGCATCGCAGCGAAACTCTCTGGGTTTTCCACTGAGCTTGGACCCACGCAGCAATTCCAGGTCTGATGATGCATTGGATCTGTTAATTCctgcaaaatttaaaaaccaagtTGTAGGTGATGAGAAGCAAGTTTCTGCACGGCTCCACCATTACAACATAATTGAAGAAAACGAAGAACGAACCAGAGGAGTGGTAGGAAAAAATTGGTGGGACTGTAGCAGCTGTGAAGAAGACCTAGAGGAAGGAAAGCTTAGAGTAAGATGGATAAAGCACTACAGCAGTGAGTACAAAATATTGCTGGTGGGTGAAGGGGACTTCTCATTCTCTGCGTCTTTGGCTGTGGCTTTTGCTTCTGCTACAAACATAACCGCTACTTCTCTTGATTCTATAG AGTTTTTGAGCACAAACTATAGGCTTGCCTTGTCCAACATCGATAAACTCCGGAGCTTGGGTGCTAAGGTCATGCATGATGTTGATGCCACCAAAATGGCAAACGTTTTCCCATTCAAATGCATGCGTTTTGATCGAGTTGTTTACAACTTCCCACTTGCTGGATTTTTTCCCGATGAACCCAAAGAGGATGAGATCTG GCGACATCGGATGCTGGTACAgcagtttttagaaaatacgAAGAAGTTGATTCACATAGATGGAGAAATCCACATTACTCACAAAAGCAATGGCTTCTTTTATGAGTGGAATTTGGAATTTCTAGCCTCAAGAGTTGGGCTTCGACTTATAGAAGAAGTGCCCTTTAATTTTAGGGACTACCCAGGGTACCGCACCAAGTATGGCTTTGGGGGTGACAATAACTTCAACTGCAGTCCCAGCAAAACTTACAAATTTGGGCATAAAAAACCAATTGAGAAGCCTAGCTACAGATTTATGAAATGA